In Selenomonadales bacterium, the DNA window GAGCTGTCGCCGTGCGGATGATATTTACCCAGTACTTCCCCGACGATACGCGCCGATTTTTTGTATGGTTTGTTCGGTGCCATACCTGCTTCGTGCATCGCGTACAGAATACGGCGGTGTACCGGTTTTAAGCCATCGCGTACATCAGGAAGAGCACGCATGACGATAACGCTCATCGCATAATCAATATAGGAGTTTTTCATTTCCTGCACGATCTGTACAGGAACGACTTTACCCGCTCCAAAATCCACATTCTCACCCCTGTTACGCAATTTTTTATAAAAAATTTTTATAAAATCTAATACTTTATTTTAACACATTTTTGACATTATTTAAAGAACAATTCCCAAACCTGTTTTCCGACAAGAAGCGTCGATACGATGATAAACAGCGGTTTGACGTACGATGCACCTTTGGTGATGGCAACGCGCGTACCGCAGATCGCACCGAAGATCATCGCCGCACCCATGATAAGGCCGTATGTATAATCGATATTGCCAAAATAAAAGAACGTCACAAGTGCCGCGATATTCGAGGCAAAGTTAAGTGCTTTGGCATTGCCTGCCGCACGCACGAAGTCAAAGCCGAGGAACAAAAACGCAAACAAGAGGAACGAGCCTGTCCCGGGGCCGAAGAAGCCGTCATACGCACCGAAGAAAAGTGCGACCAGCATGCTCGCCATCATCATTTTCGTCGTCATGCCCTTGTACGTCGATACAGAGCCCCACTC includes these proteins:
- a CDS encoding TSUP family transporter; translated protein: MLEEISLEIILLLVGAGFLAAFIDSVVGGGGMISLPALLLTGLDPVLALGTNKLGSTMASFASTISFLRSGIVEVNVVKYLFPLSLIGSVLGVMLLQVMPPDVLRPIVVVMLAIVTIYSIVRKEWGSVSTYKGMTTKMMMASMLVALFFGAYDGFFGPGTGSFLLFAFLFLGFDFVRAAGNAKALNFASNIAALVTFFYFGNIDYTYGLIMGAAMIFGAICGTRVAITKGASYVKPLFIIVSTLLVGKQVWELFFK